Proteins co-encoded in one Arachis hypogaea cultivar Tifrunner chromosome 13, arahy.Tifrunner.gnm2.J5K5, whole genome shotgun sequence genomic window:
- the LOC140177628 gene encoding uncharacterized protein, producing the protein MTFGPARASRRVPSISFGPEDQWFDEVAENPPMVITTRVGTGLVKRILVDTGTDSNIMFCNVFDALGLCDTDLRGHRHGVVGLGDNFIKPDSIVFLPVSIGGGRGKRSLMAEFVVLRDSIAYNLILGRKTINEFGAVICTKILLMKFVADDGVDDKPRPEPEGDLEKFRVGDSEEKFTFVNRNLPHDMKEPLIEMIRANGDLFAWTPADMPGIDPRFMSHQLAVRPEAKPVAQRRRKCPEKGQKRWPSRRPAY; encoded by the exons ATGACCTTTGGCCCCGCACGGGCCTCCCGGAGGGTACCCTCTATATCCTTCGGCCCCGAAGATCAATGGTTTGATGAGGTGGCAGAGAACCCGCCAATGGTGATCACGACCCGGGTGGGCACCGGCCTAGTAAAGCGTATCTTAGTGGACACGGGGACCGACTCCAATATCATGTTCTGCAATGTATTTGATGCTCTGGGCCTATGTGATACCGACCTGAGAGGTCACCGACATGGCGTGGTAGGCCTAGGCGATAACTTCATCAAGCCAGACAGTATAGTTTTCCTCCCGGTCTCCATCGGCGGAGGTAGGGGGAAGAGGTCGCTAATGGCGGAGTTCGTTGTCTTGAGGGACTCCATAGCCTACAACCTCATCCTAGGGAGGAAAACCATCAACGAGTTCGGGGCGGTGATATGCACCAAAATATTGCTAATGAAGTTCGTAGCTGATGATGG GGTTGATGACAAACCCAGGCCGGAACCAGAGGGAGACCTGGAAAAGTTCAGGGTCGGAGACTCCGAGGAGAAATTTACCTTTGTAAATAGGAATCTACCCCATGACATGAAAGAACCTCTGATCGAGATGATTAGAGCCAACGGTGACTTGTTTGCCTGGACTCCGGCCGACATGCCGGGTATAGACCCCCGATTCATGTCACACCAGCTAGCCGTGAGGCCGGAGGCAAAGCCAGTGGCCCAAAGGAGGAGAAAATGTCCTGAGAAAGGGCAGAAGAGGTGGCCAAGCAGACGGCCAGCCTACTAG